The sequence aataagatagctttatatgtatgaatcgaatgatgttatgaacatcattactacctcaagttttctagataaaactactggaaatgagaaaaatggatctagcttcaaaggatccttggatggcttgaaagttcttgaagcagaatcatgacacgaaaacagttcaagtaagattttcactcgaaataagattgttatagttgtagaaattgaatcaaagtttgaatatgaatattaccttgaattagaaagataatctactctaaataacaaaggttccttgatcttagatgattacttggaatggattagaaagcttggaagtagacttgcaaacttggaagtattcttgatttttatgaaactatacttatggaatttatgaagaacacttagaacttgaagatagaacttgagagagatcacttagatgaagaaaattgaagaattaaagtgtttgtaggtgtttttggtcgttagtatatggattagatataaaggatgtgtaattttgttttcatgtaaataagtcatgaatgattactcatatttttgtaattttatgagatatttcatgctagttgccaaatgatggttcccatatgtgttaggtgattcacatgggctgctaagagctaatcattggagtgtatataccaatagtacatacatctaaaagctgtgtattgtacgagtacgaatacgggtgcatacgagtagaattgttgatgaaactgaacgaggatgtaattgtaggcatttttgttaagtagaagtattttgataagtgtcttgaagtctttcaaaagtgtatgaatacatattaaaacactacatgtatatacattttaactgagtcgttaagtcatcgttagtcgttacatgtaaatgttgttttgaaacctttaggttaacgatcttgttaaatgttgttaacccattgtttattatatcaaatgagatgttaaattgttacattatcatgatattatgatatataatatatcttagtataatatatatacagttaaatgtcgttacaacgataatcgttacatatatatctcgtttcgaaatcattaagttagtagtcttatttttacatgtgtagttcattgttaatacacttaatgatatatttacttatcatttaacataattaaccaagtgtatcaatatcttaatatgattcatatgtaactagtaagacgttgttataacgataatcgttatatatatcgttttcgagtttcttaatttaatagtcacatttgtatgtatataactcattgttaaaatacctaatgagatacttacttataataaaatcatgttaactatatatataaccatatatatgtcatcgtatagtttttacaagttttaacgttcgtgaatcaccggttaacttgggtggtcaattgtctatatgaaacctatttcaattaatcaagtcttaacaagtttgattgcttaacacgttgaaaacatttagtcatgtaaatatcaatctcaattaatatatataaacatggaaaagttcgggtcactacaagagggAGGGTGGTTTAAACAGAATATAATCTAGTATGTGGGTGTTTGATGATAGTGGGTTTTGTTAGGTGATTTATGGTGAAAGAAAATAGAAGAGAGAGGAAGCAACAAACTAGATGGAGGTGCAGGTCTAATGGTGTTTGAGGGTGGTTATTTGTTAAAGATGATCGACTTTAAGCCGATGAGATGGTGACTCCTTGATCGAACATAACCTATAGAAAGCAAGTACTGGTGTGTTCTTTAAATGGTGGTAATGAACTCAAAAGGTGATGGTTTGGTTGTAACCTGAGAGGAAAAACAGAAAATCATTTAATGGAGTGTTTTATGGTGGTGAAGTAATTTGTTGTTGGTTTTGGTTCGtaaacagtaaacagaaaacagaaaagtatatCGAGTTATGGTGATGGTGTTTGATTATTATGTGATAGAGGTGATAGTTAAGGCTTTTGTTAGTGATCAACTAAACAAGAAAAGAAACGGGTTGATTCTATAGTGGTGATCAAGTGGGTTTCGATGTTGAAGGTGGCGGCGGTTTATGATGACTTGCGATGGTCGAAACACAACAATATCAGCAAAGCAAATGACTTATTGTGGTTGTAAATATGAAGCCTTTTACTCTCATTAACTCGAACAGAAGAAGGAAATATATGAAGATGATGATAGTTGTTTGGGTGGTTGAGCCAAAAGAGAAAAATGCAACGGGTTGTGTACTCTAAagcatatctatatgtatattatatataatatacaaatctagttggtggagatttgagaaaagaaaaaaaaaccagTGCCACAAGTTATTCAATCACAAGTCACAGGCTTAATTAAGAATTATACTGCCGACACTTTTAATTGGATAtaatatcgtgctccgttgataattagcgggggataaaagtacacagaaaaatcatatatttttaaattaaatatatttatttattttggtcattatggtataaaattcgatcattaatttattaaataaaaattacatcaactgtccctctcatttatgggtgaaatataaaaagtgttaaaacttaataaatagttcctaaatacatttttaataagcctaaaatttatagaactcattttcgtatcaccgtttattttaaaactacataagtttgaatttaacttgcttaatatcaatcgaaacatcaaacgagtattacaatcatttaatatttatttttaatatactttatttatatatagagatatattttaaataataattattataatatcctatttttattttattaatttttaataacaacaacatataatacttcaaattatatttcgaattattatttatatctatatacacacgtatctatttacaattaattgttcgtgaatcgtcgggaatggtcgaaggttaattgaacacatgaatatagttttcaaagtttttgagatttcaacattacagactttgcttatcgtgtcagaatcaagtaaagattaagtttaaatttggttgggaatttccgggtcgtcacatgtcaaGTAATTAATGACCATGATGGTAAAATCTTGGCCAAACGATTTGGTTACTTGAGAACATTATTTTAATCAAATACGAAGATTAAACATATGCTATTTTTTATTTTAAGTACTCCTAAGTAGTAGTTTAACATGATGCGCCATGGTGATCACACATCatcttaaactggggggacttaatgatacacgTACCTACGCGCATGGCGCTCGTGTGTATCACGTGCAGCGCGCACGTCCAGAATATTGCCAGAGTATTTGATTAGGAGGTGTGCACTCGGGTTTTGCTTAGAGCACACGAAAGCGATCGAATATGATTTTATCCATAATTAAGCGTGATCCTTTACCAACTATAAACCCGTTATTTTATGGTTGTTATCCGGTAGGATCTAGAACCTAATTATGAGGTAATTTAGGGTTAAGGTATTATTATAAATGCAACCCTAACCTCCTTCATTAGACACAATATTTTTTGTATTACTCGAACTTGCGATTGCATCCAGAAAACACTCTTACGGTAACAGGTATGttccatgaacataaaccctatgcaACCACCTTTAGTGGTGGACGTAGCTTTGATCACCCTTTCGTAGATCATCATCTCAATAAGGGTTATCAACTGtaaaccggaccggagatcaaagCTATAAACGTTCTTAAACACTCCCTCATGCACTCAACATCAACTTTGCTATTTGAGCAGATTTATGTTTGATCAGTTGGTTTGCCTCCTCCCAGCTTGTCTTCAAGTCCCTTTGTGTATATGTCTCCCACGCACTTGGATCTAACAGTTTAGATTACTTCACGTTACTATCAAAGTTATGTATAGATCATATAGGGCTTACTGTAAATCctcatttatttaattaaaactttaCTTGTTTTTTTTTAGAAATCAGTTTGGGATCATtcagggggacttaaccacccacgcgtttaTCTTTCATACTTGCATAATccgcccccaactactgccctGAAGGAAACCCGGATCAATCTGAGGGCATGACCGTTAAAACTCCCTCCCCGCTGCCCCACATTAAGCGAAAGGCAACATtggtggatacttcaggtcagggatAATATTGAGTTGCATCCCAGCAAAATCGAACTCCTAACCTCTCACTAAGAGAGGCATGACACTACTTGAGTTACAACTAAATGTTAAACGCCCCAAAGAATGATACCGAGTAATAGAGaatatttaaaattttttttttccaactAGAGTATTTATATTGTTTTTCAAGGCGGACGGTGGTTCTACCGGTATTCCCCAACTGGTAAGCAACCGATCACTCTTTTATATTtcatttataatttttaatttaaattttgacATAAATTATATTACCAGCCAGATCTATGTTGCTGATCTGTATTACCAAGTTTTCTTCGATTAATGATgataattttgaaattcaattcttATTTTCTATGTGTAAACCTTAACGAACGTAGTTGAGATTGCTAGGGCACCAATTGATTGCGTAAATTTCATGCTGCAGATTCGCAAAGCGCAGAAGGTTGCATCAATCGATTAGCAATGAATACACGAAGGTTTGTTGCTTTGTTTGTAATCTATATCGCAATTCGTTGTTTCATGATACGTATATACGTGTTTATATACGATTGTTTGATTTGTGGCTTAGATCACTTAATATCTGGTATGAAGTTGTTAGAATTGTGTTTTTGGATCTAATTATGTGATTTTATTGCTAGTGAGCTTTAAGAATGGTATAGATTTGTATTCAGACTGATTGTAAAATGATGTATACAGTGAGTTATGTAATTATTAGGTGTTGGAGTGCTCGAGTTACTGAAATTGAATTAGAAAACGACGATTTAGGTTCTCTTCGGCTCCCTTATATTGTTGCATTCGTGTTGTTTATTGGGGATAGTATCAGCATAGTTTGGTATGAACTTGTATTAGTGTGAATGTGATTTTTTGAATGAGCAATTGGAGTTGTATGAATCTTACGAGTAGATATATAGATAAGTACAATTATCGGTTTGAAATCAGTTTTAGCTGTGGATTGACAATGTACCAAATATAGGGCATTACATTTTCGTTTGTTTGATTAAGTCATGTCTCTACTCTTTATGATGTTTTTCACGATACATAATTTAGTTTAATTCTAATCTTACAGGACGTTTACTGACGTTTTTTTTAATGCAGGGACGTTCGTGGAAGCAGGTCTGCTCTATTTGACGACATTGAAGATGGTGGTATTAGGGCCACGTCTTCTTACTCCGCACATGAAATCGACGAACATGAGAATGAGAGAGCAATGGATGGGCTTCAAGATAGAGTTCTTATGTTGAAAAGGGTAATCCTATTCTCATTATCACATACAGGTCTTGAAGaaatcatcaacaacaacaacaacaatacccaatcccacagaTGTAGGTTAtgggggaggtggagtgtagacaatcattcctcgaaccctagattagaaggaagtcactactccacccgcgggtatagaacccgcgactagataagatcgtccctccctctactcgagagccaagagattgcttcctaaaggacctccggccaggaaTGCTCATCAAAATGAGATAGTGTGGGcatacgtacctgtaagagttGTGTCCGCCTAGGAAGATGCAACCATACAAAGTAGccataaaatcaaacatatataggAGAAATGCACAACAGTATGACAGACAGCATGAATGATATAATGCGCAGTAAAATGTAGTTTCAAGTAGGCATACAAACAAACAAAAAACACAGTCACACaccacccacacacacacacacacacacaaccacACGCCCACCTACACTCACCCACCCACCTACACACACACCGTCACATAAGCATGTATGTGTATATGCTCCCACACACAAATAAGCATGAATAAATACCTATACCTAAACACGTATACATATAGAAACTATGAGTGTTTTGCATATTTTGTATAGAGTAGTATTGTGGTTCTTTAAACTTCACATTTTATGATTGTATGCTTATTATGTGGTGACTTATAATTCAATCGTCATATACTTATCTTCTAATGTTGATCATGTTTTGGTCATTCTGAAAAATTTGTTCGGCTTAATGTTGTAAAATTCTCGAATTCTAGCACAGCTTACAAATAAATATCATATGCATGTTTTACATTTGTTTTAGCTGAAACAACTCTCTGTATTCATTTCGAGTTCATGAACTCAAGACTTTATAACAAGTGAAACTAATCTTGATCTTTTTAACAGTTGACGGGTGATATACATGAAGAAGTAGAGGGTCATAACCGTATGTTGGATAGAATGGTATGTGTTTTGTAATGCTTGCAAATTAAAAGTATCTTAATTTGATGGTTTTTAATAGTTATCTTTGTTTTGTTCATTTAGGGGAATGACATGGATTCTTCAAGAGGTATCCTCTCGGGAACTATGGATAAATTCAAAACGGTATACATACCTACTCCATCATCCTGCTGTCATAATTTACTCATTCATAAGTCACTTCTATATTTTTGCTGCCAAGTAAATTTGTGTGTCACATGGGTTGGGTCAAAGTCAATCTACGTATTTTGTATTGTCGTGCGGATCATGTCTCACTCAGATGAGTCAAGAAAGAAACTTAATAATAATCGATACATTAAAACTGGGTTATACACCCCTAAATAAATGACCAAATCCTCACACAGACTCAAAAGATCACTCCACATGAAAGTTCATTCATAAAAGGATGAATGAGTTCTACGAAATATGTAAACCCTAATCTAAGATCTCAAGGAACAAGAGAGAGAGCCACATATAATTTTGAtgcataaatattaaaaataaacatGTAAAGTTAGAAATGTAATACTCCAAATCTGGAGGATAAGATTGCATAATGGTACACAATTTAAACAGAAAGAACACCTTCGGTAGATTTTTAAAGTTTTGACCTGTATTCGCTCTGACAGCCATTTTCTGTTTGATCCCTTAAAGATAAGGCCTAACCTGAATTGACCACCAAACTCATGAGTGATGAATATGTCTATATTTGCACCTctattctgttttttttttttttcttcccatTTAGATAAACCTGTAGTTTCAGTTACTGAGTACGATTGACTTTCCAACCTCTTCAGGTATTCGAGACTAAATCAAGCAGGAGGATGTTTACACTTGTGGCTTCTTTTGTGGTGGTCTTTCTAGTCATATATTATCTTACTAAGTAATTTGGGTTTTCCATGAACCCAAAACCTAACGTTGAATGTTGAAACTTGCATATAGAATGTGCACTTCTTCGTGTCCGTTTGTGTAAAAAATATCGTGTTGAAATAGAGATTCGTGTTATGTCTTCCGTTTGAGGATATATGGGAACCTCAATTGTTTCGGAACGGTTTTTCTGTCATTGTCATCTTTTAATGTTCATTGTattttatacttccaattatttattttatatgtagTAGAGAAGATGTAATGGTTTTTACTGGATTTTGTACAATCTGTTCTTTGAAACTTGTTTTATAGCTTCTCCATTTTGGTTTCTTTCAGGAAACAACGATTAATAAAGCCATAATAGAAAAAGATTCTTCATATAATAGTGATTTCTGTAGCGTATTTTACAAAGAAAATAAAAATTATTGCACCAGCCGGGAATCGAACCCAGGTCTGTACCGTGGCAGGGTACTATTCTACAACTAGACCACTGGTGCTGTATGCATTAAATGCAATGTCTCTCATTATAAACTATTAAATTATAAATGGATGTTCCAACAGGGAGGATCCTCACACTCCACTTTTTGATCTATGTACACCTAATTACctattatacccttaattatacttacaataataacaTAAACAAAAATGTACATTGATTAAAAAGTGGTGGGTGAGGATCACCTCCCTTCCTACAACGTTACTATTTCAAATTTAGTACTTATGCTCCGTTGTCAAGTCTTTTACGATAGAAAAATTGAGGTGAAGATAAAGGAAATGAAAAGCAATGAGATCCTTTCGATTCAAAAAGAACTGCTGGAGAAAACATTAAGCATAATTTTTCTTTCATTTCTTTCTATTTTCTTCATAAAAAAAACTTAGACTACCAAAACCCAAAACCGTTTTTTATTTATTTCCAATTCATTATTTTTCTTCCCAAACATAATCACGTGAGTATAGGAAAGAACTCATAAGACTATTCTTAATGGTGAAGCCTGGTGTCTGTGATGTGGAGTCAGATAGTGCACTTTTTGGCATGCTGATTGTCACGTGGCAAAGGTCGTGGTGTGACCATTCCTAGTGTGGAATGTCAAAAAGGGCCCaccaattttgatttgttaaaatatGATTGAAAATCAGGTGGAATATATCCGTGTAAAATTCTAAACATCGATCTTCCCATCGTCACTATCTTGACTACCACTCACTGACCGTCACCGGTGACGCCGCGTTAGAGGCGTCAGCCGGCGTTACCACCTTCAAATCACGGTCACCACCTCCTGAACACATTTTCAGCTTCTTCCGATTGGTTGTAGCAATTTACATCAGACATGATCTCATTTGGGTTTCGTATGGGTCCCATCTTTATATTTCACTATCAGTTTATCTTATTGCATAGGTTTTGAGGCAATCCTTAAAGATAAGCATTTATTCTTGATGGTGTGAGAATGAGAGGTCTAGATTAGTCAAGATGGTTGCCATTTCATTGAGTTCATCATTTTCAAGCACAAAAGTAGCGGTCCTGATCCAGACATATAAGAAACGTATGAAGAAGTAATCCTTTAAATTTGGTCACATATGAGCGTTGTGTAGGGTATTCATTATTCAATTTAAACGGTTTATAAAATTGAATTAATTTCTTTTTATATTTGGTTAAACCAAACGTTTGTACACTTTTCCGAGATACCTTATCGTTGGAATAAGGTAAGGTTGATCTGGTCACGATGAATGGTGAATTGTGTGTGTAGAATGATGCAGTATGCTTGGTTGGGTTGAACTAGTACATAGTTGACTTATGGTCAAAGGCAACCACTTTTGAAGTAAATCTAATTTAAAGTGGCAGAATTTACCTATATGCTTTTGAATCGATCTCAGTGGGAAATGTCACCATGACAATGGCGAAAACACCGATCAGGAAACCCTAGACACATATGACAACAAGAATGTAAATGCAATATGGCTATATGTGCATGATCGTTTACAATGTGATTATTGAAGTTTAAAAGTAGAAGGTGTCAGTTTATTTACTAGGACAGTCATCCAGTCGACATGCTTATTATGCTACTTTTTAGGGCTGCATTTTTCACTGGCACACTCATTATAAAATCATGATAATTACTATATATGACAAAAAATAAGATTAACTTATTCGAGTAAACGGTAGTTTATTTGTTAATGATAGCGAACCTTCTTAAAGAAGACCAACAGAGGAAAACACTATAAGATGTCATGATTCCTCATGATAGAAGACCTTTATTCACATGTTCAATTCCTTGTGATAGTTATATTAGATTCTTGAATAGTAACATAGAATTTGTACCGAAAACTTACCTTTAAATGCATCATACAATGCCTCCACTGTTCCTGCATTCGCTAATTGGACCTATTTGGGACAAAGGGTCGAAATATGCACTAAACAACTTTGAAAATTattataacaaaaaaaaaagtaTCATTTACTTCAAAACCAACAATTTGACATTTTTACGGTTGACCACACAATAAACGTATATCCTGCACAATAAACGTCTTCATTTTAGGTGTTAAAACAACATTTCGTTTTAATACAGTGTATGTCGTTAACATAGTGCATTTTATTGGTACACATCGTCAATTTAGGTGTTAGAACAATATTTTGTTCTAATACAGTGTATGTTGTTCTAGTACGTGTTCTAACAAAATTTCTTTTTAATACAGTGTATGTTGTTCTAACACATTGTATTTTTAGGTTTTAGATCATGACTGCGTgtgttaaaataaattttttttttcaaatgggCAGTTTATTCACACAAGTTTTTTAAAAAAGTGTAAAATGTAataaatttagttttttttttttttttaaaaatgtaataaatttagtttttttttttttttttaaagtgtaTTTGAGCTTATTCCCGGAAAACAATCAGATTATGGGCCGGATCTTGGGCTTAAACGAACAGGCCCTTATGTGTAGTAAGTTAGTAACAGACCACCTTCCATCTTGTTTTCCAAATATTTTACGGAGTATAATAGTATTTGAGGTGATTAAGGTTGCTAATCTAAGCGATTGCGTATAGTGTTACTTAATTGGTATCATAAGCTGGGTCATTGAGTATGTCATCTTAATCTTTGTCTGATAAATTCTTAATCTCCTAAATTAGTCAATCAGTTGTTTTGACTTTTTATATATGTATCAATTAATTAATGTAGAGAACATCAATTAAATATACAAGGTCTATTCAATTCCTAAATTCATAATTAATCCGTATCCAATCAAACAAATTAGCCACCCTATATAGACAAGAAATATTcaaatcaaagtcaaagtcaaatcaGACTTTGACCAATCTCATATCTGCACGCCCTATAAATATGAATCCAAATCTTCATGCAAACTATCTAATCTTCATATACACACATTCTTTTCATAACTACCCTATAATTCAATGATGTCAAAGTTCAAATATATAACCGTGACTACGATGTTTTttcttatttttacaactattgaACCGAATGAAGCACGTAGACTCCTTGATGTAGGGTTATTTGAAGAACCATGGATGAATAGTGGAAACCTTTTGTTATCGTCTTTACAAAAAGGAGCAGTGAAACCACCAGGAAATGGATGTAGTAATACCGGAAATGGAGGAAATCATTGTATCGGTTCCAAGAAGATTGTTGGTCATCATGCACCACCCTTCACTCATGCATAACCTCAACAAAAATGTTCTAATCTGGAGTTGTgactattcttttttttttttttttttttttttttggtaaatggTAGATACCAGGTAAAATGTAAAGATGATTTTTTTTGGAGTTGCCACCAATATACACCGTAtgcgtattttttttttttgttaaatgatAGATACTAAAGTGAAATGTAAAGAGCGTCTTTTTTGGAGTTGTTGATGGGAAAATAAGTCACAACGGTCAATTTGACAAAGCGGAAATAAACCCCGTTAGACAAacactttcccgacccgtatgaaaccgTGAGGATACTAACAAATAAGGAATACCaaaaccaacccaaatcagtcGCAATTCAGTACCAAATCAACTAATAACAAATAAtcgagcacacacaatacacacgagactttttacgtggaaaatctctcaaaatcgagagtaaaaaccacgggactcgtaagccacttaaattccactatcatcaacaaagagaacaatacaataggtcttctctagatcatctagaggtatacaacatcatcatactcttgaactacaacaatcaacaagtatatgaacaacctaaaagacaaaagaggaattatctcacccaaaaatctgctctatgttccagcagcaaaatcacgacctacagacctctttagacaaatccaacggttgaaaatgttggccctgatgtatgacaacccggaaatttccgactaaatttaaaccaaacttcgactagttccgacgactcacgaacaattatttgtaaataattacgcattaatttgttatattattattattattattattattattattattattattattattattattattattattattattaatatcctttttaacaatatatcaataattaatatcattattattattaagagtattatcattactaatattatcattattagtattattattattgataattatcattattattattaatgatattaaaagtattattattattaatattatcaatatttttttttttactcttatcatttgaaaggacccgttcatatacattataaacgattcacaatagttgatttcattgcgaggtacttgacctctatatgatacattttacaaacattgcattcgtttttaaaagacaaactttcatttacatcgaaagttgacggcatgcatactctttcataatatatccatctataattgacttaataataatcttgatgaactcgacgactcgaatgcaacgtcttttgaaatatgtcatgaatgactccaagtaatgtctctaatatgagcaaatgcacagcggaagatttttttcatacctgagaataaacatgctttaaagtgtcaaccaaaaggttggtgagttcataagtttatcgtaaacaataaagttcatcattttgatagaccacaagatttaaatcatgcatggtacaaatgggcccgaatcctatacccacctgtaatgtacatgcgatatcttttaaatacagtacacctttctcgtgtacgaaatcatctttcataaatcttagtaaccgtacacatatc comes from Rutidosis leptorrhynchoides isolate AG116_Rl617_1_P2 chromosome 4, CSIRO_AGI_Rlap_v1, whole genome shotgun sequence and encodes:
- the LOC139843278 gene encoding bet1-like SNARE 1-1 gives rise to the protein MNTRRDVRGSRSALFDDIEDGGIRATSSYSAHEIDEHENERAMDGLQDRVLMLKRLTGDIHEEVEGHNRMLDRMGNDMDSSRGILSGTMDKFKTVFETKSSRRMFTLVASFVVVFLVIYYLTK